A segment of the Streptococcus chenjunshii genome:
CAGCGATAAAAACCGTGTTGTTTTTAATGAGATAACTAAAGATGCCGTTAAAAATGCCTTTGTGGAACCTCGGGAAATCGATATGGATTTAGTGGATTCACAGCAGGCACGCCGGGTTCTCGACCGCATTGTTGGCTACTCTATTTCGCCTCTTTTGTGGAAAAAAGTGAAAAAAGGTCTGTCAGCAGGCCGAGTTCAGTCTGTAGCTTTAAAACTGATTATCGACCGTGAGAATGAAATCAAGGCCTTTAAACCAGAAGAGTACTGGACAATTGACGGTGCTTTTAAAAAAGGGACACGCAAGTTTCAAGCTTCTTTTTATGGCTTGGATGGTAAAAAAGTCAAGCTTTACAATAATGATCAAGTCAAAGAAGTTCTGGCACGGATTCAGAGCGATGATTTTCAAGTAGATACTGTGGAGAAAAAAGAGCGCCGCCGAAAAGCACCTCTTCCTTATACAACATCGTCTCTTCAGCAGGATGCAGCTAATAAGATTAATTTCCGAACACGCAAAACAATGATGGTAGCTCAGCAATTGTACGAAGGTATCAGTCTGGGGTCCGGCGGACAGCAGGGGTTGATTACCTATATGCGTACAGACTCGACCCGCATCAGTCCTGTTGCGCAAAACGACGCTGCTCTTTTCATTACCGAGCGTTTCGGCCAGAAGTATTCCCGTCACGGGAGCCGTATCAGAAATGCTTCGGGGGCTCAGGACGCTCACGAAGCAATCAGACCGTCCAATGTCAACCATACTCCTGAATCAATTGCCAAATATCTTGATAAAGATCAGCTGAAACTCTACACCTTGATTTGGAACCGTTTTGTAGCCAGTCAAATGACCGGAGCTGTTTTTGATACGATGAAAGTTAAACTTTCGCAAAACGGTGTGATTTTTGTCGCTAATGGCAGCCAGGTAAAATTTGATGGTTATTTGGCGGTTTACAATGATTCAGATAAAAATAAAATGTTACCTGAGATGGCGGAAGGAGATACTGTCAAGAAAGTCAATACTCAGCCTGAACAGCACTTCACTCAGCCTCCGGCACGTTATTCAGAAGCCAGCTTAATTAAAACGCTGGAAGAAAACGGTGTTGGCCGTCCTTCAACCTATGCTCCTACCTTGGAAACTATCCAAAAACGCTATTATGTTAAATTAGTTGCTAAACGTTTTGAACCAACCGAGCTGGGAGAAATTGTTAATCGCTTGATTATCGAGTTTTTCCCCGATATTGTTGATGTTAAGTTCACAGCTGAAATGGAAAATAAACTGGATCAGGTTGAAATAGGCAAAGAACAATGGCAGAAGGTTATTGATGACTTTTATAAACCTTTTGCCAAAGAGTTGGAAGAAGCAGAAGAAGGCATCGAAAAAATTCAAATTAAAGATGAACCTGCCGGATTTGACTGCGATGTCTGCGGACATCCGATGGTGATCAAGCTGGGCCGCTATGGCAAATTTTATGCCTGCAGCAATTTTCCAGAATGCCGTAACACTAAAGCGATTACTAAAGAAATCGGTGTCAC
Coding sequences within it:
- the topA gene encoding type I DNA topoisomerase, with translation MATVQAKTSPKTAAKKKRKTAAKNLVIVESPAKAKTIEKYLGRNYKVVASVGHIRDLKKSSMSIDFENNYEPQYINIRGKGELINSLKKEAKNAKKVFLASDPDREGEAISWHLAHILNLDASDKNRVVFNEITKDAVKNAFVEPREIDMDLVDSQQARRVLDRIVGYSISPLLWKKVKKGLSAGRVQSVALKLIIDRENEIKAFKPEEYWTIDGAFKKGTRKFQASFYGLDGKKVKLYNNDQVKEVLARIQSDDFQVDTVEKKERRRKAPLPYTTSSLQQDAANKINFRTRKTMMVAQQLYEGISLGSGGQQGLITYMRTDSTRISPVAQNDAALFITERFGQKYSRHGSRIRNASGAQDAHEAIRPSNVNHTPESIAKYLDKDQLKLYTLIWNRFVASQMTGAVFDTMKVKLSQNGVIFVANGSQVKFDGYLAVYNDSDKNKMLPEMAEGDTVKKVNTQPEQHFTQPPARYSEASLIKTLEENGVGRPSTYAPTLETIQKRYYVKLVAKRFEPTELGEIVNRLIIEFFPDIVDVKFTAEMENKLDQVEIGKEQWQKVIDDFYKPFAKELEEAEEGIEKIQIKDEPAGFDCDVCGHPMVIKLGRYGKFYACSNFPECRNTKAITKEIGVTCPLCGQGQVIERKTKRNRIFYGCDRYPDCDFTSWDRPINRKCPKSGDFLVEKKVRGGGKQVVCSNENCDYKEEKIK